A single region of the Malaclemys terrapin pileata isolate rMalTer1 chromosome 4, rMalTer1.hap1, whole genome shotgun sequence genome encodes:
- the LOC128835660 gene encoding olfactory receptor 1019-like, which yields MEKGNHSEATEFILSGLTDRPELQVPLFVVFLLIYGITLVGNGGMILLIMIDSRLHTPMYFFLSILSFCDLFFSSTISPKMLLNFFTERKSISKTACAVQMSLSIAFADAESLLLALMAYDRYVAICKPLVYTVTMSMQLCKELVAGAFAVGIVDSMIYTSFIFRLSFCSSNIINHFFCDIPPLLALSCSDTRINEIVMFIFTCCFTVGTFVTVLLSYVYIISTILQIRSAEGRHKAFSTCTFHLIAVVLFYGTQFFIYLCPTSSYSTERDRVVSGFNRW from the coding sequence ATGGAAAAGGGAAATCACTCGGAGGCGACTGAGTTCATTCTCTCAGGATTGACAGATCGTCCGGAGCTGCAGGTTCCCCTGTTTGTGGTGTTCCTACTGATTTATGGTATCACcctggtggggaatggggggatgATCTTGTTAATCATGATTGATTCCCgactccacacccccatgtactttttcCTCAGTATTTTGTCTTTCTGTGACCTTTTCTTTTCCTCTACAATTTCCCCTAAGATGCTGTTGAATTTCTTCACTGAGAGGAAAAGCATTTCTAAAACTGCCTGCGCTGTGCAAATGTCTCTCTCTATAGCTTTTGCAGATGCTGAGAGCCTCTTGCTGGCCCTGATGGCGTATGACCGTTATGTGGCCATCTGTAAACCGCTGGTCTATACAGTCACCATGTCCATGCAGCTTTGTAAAGAGCTGGTGGCTGGGGCATTCGCTGTGGGGATTGTGGATTCAATGATATACACAAGTTTTATATTTCGGCTGTCATTCTGCAGCTCCAACATCATCaatcatttcttctgtgacatcccCCCACTCTTGGCGCTCTCCTGTTCTGACACCCGAATCAATGAGATTGTGATGTTTATTTTCACATGCTGCTTTACAGTGGGCACTTTTGTGACTGTCCTCCTCTCCTATGTCTATATCATCTCCACTATCCTGCAGATCCGCTCCGCTGAGGGCCgacataaagccttctccacctgcacttTCCACTTGATCGCTGTGGTCCTGTTTTATGGCACCCAATTCTTCATATATTTATGTCCCACCTCCAGCTAttccacagagagagacagagtggtcTCAGGGTTTAACCGCTGGTGA